The following coding sequences lie in one Arachis hypogaea cultivar Tifrunner chromosome 9, arahy.Tifrunner.gnm2.J5K5, whole genome shotgun sequence genomic window:
- the LOC112711744 gene encoding protein GFS12 isoform X1, with protein sequence MEQHCCYCFDCLQLRINSDFSDQLLFNYGISSSPFPFGSSAVVQISGTAGSEASSGQFILQYTRSRHSNCFSNYVNEYILDSNEGTRSSDPDTGTSQCGPNVQNGGMASSSDAETKRASPMSTSCSHSGKFSCFRIITSLAPIARVGVSSFSTIQEVATDFLSGLMEDHVLDSLDIWIEGKASGRDSTNFLSLIGLPSFQEDTFPGSLRHPNIAPVLAFFKSSDHVNMVLPKTPYNLENILHFNPSAFKSDWHRGFLIYQLLSALVYLHGLGVSHGNVCPSNIMLTDSLWSWLRLWNEPTLEFNSTLQKSEDVNSSPAKISCYNSGCHYNGLYADLKLSPSIDWHSSFHHWWKGELSNFEYLLILNRLAGRRWGDHTFHPVMPWVIDFSTKPDDNCDAGWRDLSKSKWRLAKGDEQLDFTYSTSEIPHHVSDECLSELAVCSYKARRLPLSVLRMAVRSVYEPNEYPSTMQRLYQWTPDECIPEFYCDAQIFRSIHDGMADLAVPSWAETPEDFIKLHRWALESNRVSFQLHQWIDITFGYKMSGQAAIAAKNVMLPISEPTMPRSTGRRQLFTRPHPIRLATSTARRYATNKYAKVWSQENEILRETSLLSDAAYLQELEQASAFSEHARHLNSCYQCPLNQTQGDPTRQSINKSICKLSLPDRNYLLPYKMNLISLIQHMKEEDDSSSGYPDYLLWREKLSCSKVSSEDVARDIFSVGCLLAELHLSIPLFDSTSYAMYLEDGTLPGSLCELPPYVRLLVEACIQKDWMRRPSAKFLLESPYFPKTIKSSYTFLAPLQLVAKDETRLRYATNLAKKGALREMGSFAAEMCATYCLPLVLSTVNDAEAEWAYILLKEFMRCLKEKAVKKLILPTIQKILQTTGHLHLKVSLLQDSFVREIWNRVGKQVYLETIHPLVLSNLYNSLDKSSAASASVLLVGSSEELGVPITIHQTILPLFYCFGKGLCADGIDVLVRLGGIFGESFIVKQMLPLLKNVVRSFVDMSSMNKPDPVQSWSALALIDCVMTLDGLLPYLTEEIIVKELFEDQNCVLIRVLMQKHMDIAVLQVAATTLFAICQRIGADLTVLHILPKLKELFDELAFQQLSKDSTTVTRNLKVAKLKISGDLQIESRMDLVLVLYPSFASLLGIEKLRQCCATWLQLEQFLLRQHNWKWECAGESSKGSSENFIGRRSTFGQGSTSEYTPAKLLLNGVGWSIPQSQGSRSAKNLIPQRQYFKRSQSQVATQEDTPYQFNQEPWFWFPSPATVWDGPEFLGRVGVQKDDLPWKIRASVIYSIRANHGAVRSLAVDQDESTVFTAGIGQGYKGTIQKWELSRTNCLSGYYGHEEVVNNICILSSSGRVASCDGTVHIWNSQTGKQISVFEESQTDPAHTTSDLSAASKINIDQANMLNLNTLSNGILSSTFDSSLYTCMHLLDAAETLAVGTGNGSLRFIDVARGQKLHMWRGESNESSFPSLISSICSSGSDRMHAGGISTLPSFIAAGLSSGHCKLFDAKSGNVISSWRAHDGYVTKLAAPEDHMLVSSSLDRTLRVWDLRMNLPSQPIIFRGPSDGISSFAIWGQDVISISRNRIGLLSLPKSANEIDGQHHIIPQKLYVSDNNGMRSLSALSSISILPFSRLFLIGTEDGYLRICC encoded by the exons ATGGAGCAACACTGTTGTTACTGCTTCGACTGCCTCCAGCTTCGAATCAACTCCGATTTCTCCGACCAACTCTTGTTCAATTATGGCATTTCCTCTTCCCCTTTCCCTTTCGGTTCTTCCGCCGTTGTccaa ATTTCTGGTACAGCTGGCAGTGAAGCTTCATCCGGTCAATTTATATTGCAGTACACGCGCTCTCGTCACAGCAATTGTTTCTCCAATTATGT AAATGAGTATATTTTGGATAGTAATGAAGGAACTAGGAGTAGTGATCCTGATACTGGCACAAGCCAATGTGGTCCTAATGTGCAAAATGGTGGAATGGCTTCATCATCAGATGCTGAAACCAAAAGAGCATCTCCCATGAGCACAAGTTGTAGTCATTCTGGAAAGTTTTCTTGCTTCAGGATAATCACTTCACTGGCCCCCATTGCCCGAGTGGGAGTTTCTTCATTTTCTACCATCCAAGAGGTTGCCACTGATTTCTTGTCTGGGTTAATGGAAGATCATGTGTTGGATTCACTTGATATCTGGATTGAAGGGAAAGCTTCAGGAAGGGACAGCACAAATTTCCTTAGCTTAATTGGCTTGCCATCGTTTCAGGAGGACACATTTCCCGGCTCCTTGAGGCATCCAAACATAGCCCCTGTCCTTGCATTTTTTAAATCATCTGATCATGTTAATATGGTGCTTCCAAAGACTCCATACAATCTCGAGAATATTCTGCATTTTAACCCCAGTGCCTTTAAGTCTGACTGGCATAGAGGATTTCTTATATATCAGCTGCTCTCAGCATTGGTATACCTTCACGGTCTAGGGGTTTCTCATGGCAACGTATGCCCATCCAATATCATGTTGACTGACTCATTATGGTCTTGGCTGAGATTATGGAATGAACCTACATTGGAATTTAATTCAACTTTACAAAAGAGTGAAGACGTTAATTCAAGCCCTGCAAAAATTAGTTGTTACAATAGTGGTTGCCATTATAATGGTCTTTATGCTGATTTAAAGCTTTCACCATCAATAGATTGGCATTCTAGCTTCCATCATTGGTGGAAAGGAGAGTTGAGTAATTTTGAATATTTACTTATCTTAAACAGATTAGCAGGCAGAAGGTGGGGAGACCATACATTTCATCCAGTAATGCCTTGGGTAATTGATTTTAGCACCAAACCTGATGATAATTGTGATGCAGGATGGCGAGACTTGAGCAAGAGCAAATGGCGCTTAGCGAAAGGTGATGAACAGTTGGATTTCACCTATTCAACATCTGAAATACCTCATCATGTGTCAGATGAATGCCTCTCTGAACTGGCTGTGTGCAGTTATAAAGCAAGAAGGCTGCCTTTGAGTGTACTCCGAATGGCTGTTCGTTCAGTTTATGAACCTAACGAATATCCTTCCACAATGCAGAGGCTCTATCAATGGACCCCAGATGAGTGCATTCCAGAGTTCTATTGTGATGCCCAAATATTTAGATCAATTCATGATGGAATGGCTGATTTGGCTGTACCTTCTTGGGCTGAGACTCCAGAGGATTTCATTAAATTGCATCGTTGGGCATTAGAAAGTAATAGAGTTTCTTTTCAACTCCATCAATGGATAGATATAACCTTTGGGTACAAAATGTCTGGGCAAGCAGCTATTGCTGCTAAGAATGTTATGCTTCCTATATCAGAACCTACGATGCCAAGGTCAACAGGACGTCGTCAGCTCTTTACACGACCTCACCCCATTCGTCTTGCCACTTCAACCGCACGTCGTTATGCCACCAATAAATATGCTAAAGTTTGGAGCCAGGAAAATGAAATACTGCGAGAGACATCTCTCCTGTCTGATGCTGCTTATCTACAAGAACTAGAGCAAGCATCTGCATTTTCTGAGCATGCTAGGCATTTGAATTCTTGTTATCAGTGTCCATTAAATCAAACACAGGGAGATCCAACAAGGCAGTCAATTAACAAAAGCATATGCAAATTATCTTTGCCTGACAGAAACTACTTGCTGCCATATAAAATGAATCTGATTTCTTTGATTCAGCATATGAAGGAAGAAGATGACAGCTCGTCAGGATATCCAGACTATTTGCTTTGGAGGGAAAAATTGTCTTGCTCAAAAGTTAGCTCTGAAGATGTTGCTAGGGACATTTTTTCTGTTGGTTGTCTCTTAGCAGAACTTCATCTTTCTATTCCCCTCTTTGATTCAACCTCATATGCGATGTACTTGGAAGATGGGACCTTACCAGGATCTCTTTGTGAACTTCCTCCTTATGTTAGGTTACTTGTTGAAGCATGCATACAAAAGGATTGGATGAG GAGGCCTTCAGCCAAATTTCTTCTGGAATCACCTTATTTTCCAAAGACAATAAAGTCCTCCTACACGTTTCTTGCCCCACTTCAGCTTGTTGCTAAGGATGAGACCCGCCTTCGATATGCCACAAATCTTGCAAAGAAGGGAGCTCTCAGAGAAATGGGCTCATTCGCAGCTGAAATGTGCGCTACTTATTGCTTACCACTTGTATTGAGTACTGTGAATGATGCTGAAGCTGAATGGGCATATATACTACTGAAAGAATTTATGAGATGCTTAAAAGAGAAAGCAGTGAAGAAATTAATCTTGCCAACCATACAGAAAATTTTGCAG ACAACAGGTCATTTACATTTAAAAGTTTCCCTTTTACAAGATTCATTTGTACGTGAAATATGGaaccgagttggtaaacaagtatACCTGGAAACTATTCACCCATTGGTTTTATCAAACTTGTATAATTCTCTGGATAAAAGTTCAGCTGCATCTGCATCTGTCCTTCTAGTTGGTTCTAGTGAGGAGCTTGGAGTACCTATTACCATCCACCAG ACAATCTTGCCTCTTTTTTACTGTTTTGGTAAAGGACTTTGTGCTGATGGCATTGATGTGCTGGTCAGACTTG GTGGCATTTTTGGAGAATCCTTTATTGTGAAACAGATGCTACCATTACTAAAAAATGTTGTTCGCTCGTTCGTTGATATGTCAAGCATGAACAAGCCTGATCCTGTCCAGAGTTGGAGTGCTTTAGCACTTATTGATTGCGTGATGACATTAGATGGCCTTTTACCTTACTTGACAGAAGAGATTATTGTAAAGGAGCTGTTTGAA GACCAAAATTGTGTACTCATCAGGGTTCTTATGCAGAAACATATGGACATTGCCGTGCTTCAG GTTGCTGCTACTACTCTCTTTGCAATATGTCAGCGAATTGGGGCAGATTTGACAGTATTGCATATTCTACCAAAGCTTAAAGAACTATTTGATGAGCTTGCTTTCCAGCAACTTTCTAAGGATTCAACTACTGTTACCAGAAATTTGAAGGTTGCCAAACTAAAAATTAGTGGGGACTTGCAAATTGAAAGCCGAATGGATCTAGT GTTGGTTCTCTATCCTTCGTTTGCCTCTCTTCTTGGGATAGAGAAACTTCGTCAATGTTGTGCTACATGGTTACAACTTGAACAATTTCTTCTACGCCAGCATAATTGGAAG TGGGAATGTGCAGGAGAATCATCAAAAGGTAGTTCAGAAAATTTTATTGGTAGAAGATCCACATTTGGCCAGGGTTCCACCTCTGAATACACTCCGGCAAAGCTGTTGCTTAATGGCGTTGGATGGTCAATTCCACAATCCCAAGGAAGTAGAAGTGCTAAGAACTTGATTCCTCAGAGACAATATTTTAAACGCAGTCAGAGTCAAGTAGCAACGCAAGAAGACACACCATACCAATTTAACCAAGAACCCTGGTTTTGGTTCCCCAGCCCCGCCACCGTATGGGATGGACCTGAATTTCTTGGGCGGGTGGGGGTTCAGAAAGATGACCTTCCATGGAAGATCAGAGCATCTGTTATATACTCTATACGTGCAAATCATGGAGCAGTGAGGTCTCTAGCTGTTGATCAAGATGAAAGTACTGTTTTCACTGCAGGAATTGGTCAAGGGTATAAAGGAACTATTCAAAAGTGGGAACTAAGCCGAACTAACTGTCTTTCTGGCTATTATGGACATGAGGAG GTTGTGAACAATATTTGCATCTTATCATCTAGTGGAAGAGTGGCGTCTTGTGATGGAACAGTTCATATTTGGAATAGTCAAACAGGGAAGCAAATATCAGTATTTGAAGAGTCCCAAACAGATCCTGCCCATACTACAAGTGATCTATCCGCCGCATCAAAAATTAACATTGACCAGGCAAACATGCTCAATTTGAATACACTGTCAAATGGAATATTGTCTAGTACATTTGATTCAAGCCTTTATACTTGCATGCATCTATTAGACGCGGCTGAAACACTTGCGGTTGGCACTGGAAATGGTTCACTCAG GTTTATTGATGTTGCTCGAGGCCAAAAGCTTCATATGTGGAGAGGAGAATCTAACGAATCTAGTTTCCCTTCTCTTATTTCTTCCATTTGTTCCTCTGGATCTGACAGGATGCATGCAGGTGGAATTTCCACTTTGCCATCTTTTATTGCAGCTGGACTAAGTTCTGGTCATTGTAAATTATTTGATGCAAAGAGTGGAAATGTCATTTCCTCTTGGCGAGCTCATGATGGATATGTAACAAAA TTGGCAGCACCCGAGGATCACATGCTCGTATCCAGCTCTCTTGACAGAACTTTAAGAGTCTGGGATTTAAGAAT GAATTTGCCATCGCAGCCCATTATTTTCAGAGGTCCTTCAGATGGCATATCCAGTTTCGCCATATGGGGCCAAGATGTTATTTCGATTTCCCGGAATAGGATTGGCCTTCTCTCCTTGCCTAAATCTGCCAATGAAATA GATGGACAGCATCATATCATTCCCCAGAAGCTCTATGTTTCAGATAACAATGGAATGAGGAGCTTGTCAGCATTATCAAGTATTAGTATACTTCCATTCTCTCGATTGTTTCTCATTGGGACAGAAGATGGTTATTTGAGAATCTGTTGTTAA
- the LOC112711744 gene encoding protein GFS12 isoform X2, which produces MEQHCCYCFDCLQLRINSDFSDQLLFNYGISSSPFPFGSSAVVQISGTAGSEASSGQFILQYTRSRHSNCFSNYVNEYILDSNEGTRSSDPDTGTSQCGPNVQNGGMASSSDAETKRASPMSTSCSHSGKFSCFRIITSLAPIARVGVSSFSTIQEVATDFLSGLMEDHVLDSLDIWIEGKASGRDSTNFLSLIGLPSFQEDTFPGSLRHPNIAPVLAFFKSSDHVNMVLPKTPYNLENILHFNPSAFKSDWHRGFLIYQLLSALVYLHGLGVSHGNVCPSNIMLTDSLWSWLRLWNEPTLEFNSTLQKSEDVNSSPAKISCYNSGCHYNGLYADLKLSPSIDWHSSFHHWWKGELSNFEYLLILNRLAGRRWGDHTFHPVMPWVIDFSTKPDDNCDAGWRDLSKSKWRLAKGDEQLDFTYSTSEIPHHVSDECLSELAVCSYKARRLPLSVLRMAVRSVYEPNEYPSTMQRLYQWTPDECIPEFYCDAQIFRSIHDGMADLAVPSWAETPEDFIKLHRWALESNRVSFQLHQWIDITFGYKMSGQAAIAAKNVMLPISEPTMPRSTGRRQLFTRPHPIRLATSTARRYATNKYAKVWSQENEILRETSLLSDAAYLQELEQASAFSEHARHLNSCYQCPLNQTQGDPTRQSINKSICKLSLPDRNYLLPYKMNLISLIQHMKEEDDSSSGYPDYLLWREKLSCSKVSSEDVARDIFSVGCLLAELHLSIPLFDSTSYAMYLEDGTLPGSLCELPPYVRLLVEACIQKDWMRRPSAKFLLESPYFPKTIKSSYTFLAPLQLVAKDETRLRYATNLAKKGALREMGSFAAEMCATYCLPLVLSTVNDAEAEWAYILLKEFMRCLKEKAVKKLILPTIQKILQTTGHLHLKVSLLQDSFVREIWNRVGKQVYLETIHPLVLSNLYNSLDKSSAASASVLLVGSSEELGVPITIHQTILPLFYCFGKGLCADGIDVLVRLGGIFGESFIVKQMLPLLKNVVRSFVDMSSMNKPDPVQSWSALALIDCVMTLDGLLPYLTEEIIVKELFEKHMDIAVLQVAATTLFAICQRIGADLTVLHILPKLKELFDELAFQQLSKDSTTVTRNLKVAKLKISGDLQIESRMDLVLVLYPSFASLLGIEKLRQCCATWLQLEQFLLRQHNWKWECAGESSKGSSENFIGRRSTFGQGSTSEYTPAKLLLNGVGWSIPQSQGSRSAKNLIPQRQYFKRSQSQVATQEDTPYQFNQEPWFWFPSPATVWDGPEFLGRVGVQKDDLPWKIRASVIYSIRANHGAVRSLAVDQDESTVFTAGIGQGYKGTIQKWELSRTNCLSGYYGHEEVVNNICILSSSGRVASCDGTVHIWNSQTGKQISVFEESQTDPAHTTSDLSAASKINIDQANMLNLNTLSNGILSSTFDSSLYTCMHLLDAAETLAVGTGNGSLRFIDVARGQKLHMWRGESNESSFPSLISSICSSGSDRMHAGGISTLPSFIAAGLSSGHCKLFDAKSGNVISSWRAHDGYVTKLAAPEDHMLVSSSLDRTLRVWDLRMNLPSQPIIFRGPSDGISSFAIWGQDVISISRNRIGLLSLPKSANEIDGQHHIIPQKLYVSDNNGMRSLSALSSISILPFSRLFLIGTEDGYLRICC; this is translated from the exons ATGGAGCAACACTGTTGTTACTGCTTCGACTGCCTCCAGCTTCGAATCAACTCCGATTTCTCCGACCAACTCTTGTTCAATTATGGCATTTCCTCTTCCCCTTTCCCTTTCGGTTCTTCCGCCGTTGTccaa ATTTCTGGTACAGCTGGCAGTGAAGCTTCATCCGGTCAATTTATATTGCAGTACACGCGCTCTCGTCACAGCAATTGTTTCTCCAATTATGT AAATGAGTATATTTTGGATAGTAATGAAGGAACTAGGAGTAGTGATCCTGATACTGGCACAAGCCAATGTGGTCCTAATGTGCAAAATGGTGGAATGGCTTCATCATCAGATGCTGAAACCAAAAGAGCATCTCCCATGAGCACAAGTTGTAGTCATTCTGGAAAGTTTTCTTGCTTCAGGATAATCACTTCACTGGCCCCCATTGCCCGAGTGGGAGTTTCTTCATTTTCTACCATCCAAGAGGTTGCCACTGATTTCTTGTCTGGGTTAATGGAAGATCATGTGTTGGATTCACTTGATATCTGGATTGAAGGGAAAGCTTCAGGAAGGGACAGCACAAATTTCCTTAGCTTAATTGGCTTGCCATCGTTTCAGGAGGACACATTTCCCGGCTCCTTGAGGCATCCAAACATAGCCCCTGTCCTTGCATTTTTTAAATCATCTGATCATGTTAATATGGTGCTTCCAAAGACTCCATACAATCTCGAGAATATTCTGCATTTTAACCCCAGTGCCTTTAAGTCTGACTGGCATAGAGGATTTCTTATATATCAGCTGCTCTCAGCATTGGTATACCTTCACGGTCTAGGGGTTTCTCATGGCAACGTATGCCCATCCAATATCATGTTGACTGACTCATTATGGTCTTGGCTGAGATTATGGAATGAACCTACATTGGAATTTAATTCAACTTTACAAAAGAGTGAAGACGTTAATTCAAGCCCTGCAAAAATTAGTTGTTACAATAGTGGTTGCCATTATAATGGTCTTTATGCTGATTTAAAGCTTTCACCATCAATAGATTGGCATTCTAGCTTCCATCATTGGTGGAAAGGAGAGTTGAGTAATTTTGAATATTTACTTATCTTAAACAGATTAGCAGGCAGAAGGTGGGGAGACCATACATTTCATCCAGTAATGCCTTGGGTAATTGATTTTAGCACCAAACCTGATGATAATTGTGATGCAGGATGGCGAGACTTGAGCAAGAGCAAATGGCGCTTAGCGAAAGGTGATGAACAGTTGGATTTCACCTATTCAACATCTGAAATACCTCATCATGTGTCAGATGAATGCCTCTCTGAACTGGCTGTGTGCAGTTATAAAGCAAGAAGGCTGCCTTTGAGTGTACTCCGAATGGCTGTTCGTTCAGTTTATGAACCTAACGAATATCCTTCCACAATGCAGAGGCTCTATCAATGGACCCCAGATGAGTGCATTCCAGAGTTCTATTGTGATGCCCAAATATTTAGATCAATTCATGATGGAATGGCTGATTTGGCTGTACCTTCTTGGGCTGAGACTCCAGAGGATTTCATTAAATTGCATCGTTGGGCATTAGAAAGTAATAGAGTTTCTTTTCAACTCCATCAATGGATAGATATAACCTTTGGGTACAAAATGTCTGGGCAAGCAGCTATTGCTGCTAAGAATGTTATGCTTCCTATATCAGAACCTACGATGCCAAGGTCAACAGGACGTCGTCAGCTCTTTACACGACCTCACCCCATTCGTCTTGCCACTTCAACCGCACGTCGTTATGCCACCAATAAATATGCTAAAGTTTGGAGCCAGGAAAATGAAATACTGCGAGAGACATCTCTCCTGTCTGATGCTGCTTATCTACAAGAACTAGAGCAAGCATCTGCATTTTCTGAGCATGCTAGGCATTTGAATTCTTGTTATCAGTGTCCATTAAATCAAACACAGGGAGATCCAACAAGGCAGTCAATTAACAAAAGCATATGCAAATTATCTTTGCCTGACAGAAACTACTTGCTGCCATATAAAATGAATCTGATTTCTTTGATTCAGCATATGAAGGAAGAAGATGACAGCTCGTCAGGATATCCAGACTATTTGCTTTGGAGGGAAAAATTGTCTTGCTCAAAAGTTAGCTCTGAAGATGTTGCTAGGGACATTTTTTCTGTTGGTTGTCTCTTAGCAGAACTTCATCTTTCTATTCCCCTCTTTGATTCAACCTCATATGCGATGTACTTGGAAGATGGGACCTTACCAGGATCTCTTTGTGAACTTCCTCCTTATGTTAGGTTACTTGTTGAAGCATGCATACAAAAGGATTGGATGAG GAGGCCTTCAGCCAAATTTCTTCTGGAATCACCTTATTTTCCAAAGACAATAAAGTCCTCCTACACGTTTCTTGCCCCACTTCAGCTTGTTGCTAAGGATGAGACCCGCCTTCGATATGCCACAAATCTTGCAAAGAAGGGAGCTCTCAGAGAAATGGGCTCATTCGCAGCTGAAATGTGCGCTACTTATTGCTTACCACTTGTATTGAGTACTGTGAATGATGCTGAAGCTGAATGGGCATATATACTACTGAAAGAATTTATGAGATGCTTAAAAGAGAAAGCAGTGAAGAAATTAATCTTGCCAACCATACAGAAAATTTTGCAG ACAACAGGTCATTTACATTTAAAAGTTTCCCTTTTACAAGATTCATTTGTACGTGAAATATGGaaccgagttggtaaacaagtatACCTGGAAACTATTCACCCATTGGTTTTATCAAACTTGTATAATTCTCTGGATAAAAGTTCAGCTGCATCTGCATCTGTCCTTCTAGTTGGTTCTAGTGAGGAGCTTGGAGTACCTATTACCATCCACCAG ACAATCTTGCCTCTTTTTTACTGTTTTGGTAAAGGACTTTGTGCTGATGGCATTGATGTGCTGGTCAGACTTG GTGGCATTTTTGGAGAATCCTTTATTGTGAAACAGATGCTACCATTACTAAAAAATGTTGTTCGCTCGTTCGTTGATATGTCAAGCATGAACAAGCCTGATCCTGTCCAGAGTTGGAGTGCTTTAGCACTTATTGATTGCGTGATGACATTAGATGGCCTTTTACCTTACTTGACAGAAGAGATTATTGTAAAGGAGCTGTTTGAA AAACATATGGACATTGCCGTGCTTCAG GTTGCTGCTACTACTCTCTTTGCAATATGTCAGCGAATTGGGGCAGATTTGACAGTATTGCATATTCTACCAAAGCTTAAAGAACTATTTGATGAGCTTGCTTTCCAGCAACTTTCTAAGGATTCAACTACTGTTACCAGAAATTTGAAGGTTGCCAAACTAAAAATTAGTGGGGACTTGCAAATTGAAAGCCGAATGGATCTAGT GTTGGTTCTCTATCCTTCGTTTGCCTCTCTTCTTGGGATAGAGAAACTTCGTCAATGTTGTGCTACATGGTTACAACTTGAACAATTTCTTCTACGCCAGCATAATTGGAAG TGGGAATGTGCAGGAGAATCATCAAAAGGTAGTTCAGAAAATTTTATTGGTAGAAGATCCACATTTGGCCAGGGTTCCACCTCTGAATACACTCCGGCAAAGCTGTTGCTTAATGGCGTTGGATGGTCAATTCCACAATCCCAAGGAAGTAGAAGTGCTAAGAACTTGATTCCTCAGAGACAATATTTTAAACGCAGTCAGAGTCAAGTAGCAACGCAAGAAGACACACCATACCAATTTAACCAAGAACCCTGGTTTTGGTTCCCCAGCCCCGCCACCGTATGGGATGGACCTGAATTTCTTGGGCGGGTGGGGGTTCAGAAAGATGACCTTCCATGGAAGATCAGAGCATCTGTTATATACTCTATACGTGCAAATCATGGAGCAGTGAGGTCTCTAGCTGTTGATCAAGATGAAAGTACTGTTTTCACTGCAGGAATTGGTCAAGGGTATAAAGGAACTATTCAAAAGTGGGAACTAAGCCGAACTAACTGTCTTTCTGGCTATTATGGACATGAGGAG GTTGTGAACAATATTTGCATCTTATCATCTAGTGGAAGAGTGGCGTCTTGTGATGGAACAGTTCATATTTGGAATAGTCAAACAGGGAAGCAAATATCAGTATTTGAAGAGTCCCAAACAGATCCTGCCCATACTACAAGTGATCTATCCGCCGCATCAAAAATTAACATTGACCAGGCAAACATGCTCAATTTGAATACACTGTCAAATGGAATATTGTCTAGTACATTTGATTCAAGCCTTTATACTTGCATGCATCTATTAGACGCGGCTGAAACACTTGCGGTTGGCACTGGAAATGGTTCACTCAG GTTTATTGATGTTGCTCGAGGCCAAAAGCTTCATATGTGGAGAGGAGAATCTAACGAATCTAGTTTCCCTTCTCTTATTTCTTCCATTTGTTCCTCTGGATCTGACAGGATGCATGCAGGTGGAATTTCCACTTTGCCATCTTTTATTGCAGCTGGACTAAGTTCTGGTCATTGTAAATTATTTGATGCAAAGAGTGGAAATGTCATTTCCTCTTGGCGAGCTCATGATGGATATGTAACAAAA TTGGCAGCACCCGAGGATCACATGCTCGTATCCAGCTCTCTTGACAGAACTTTAAGAGTCTGGGATTTAAGAAT GAATTTGCCATCGCAGCCCATTATTTTCAGAGGTCCTTCAGATGGCATATCCAGTTTCGCCATATGGGGCCAAGATGTTATTTCGATTTCCCGGAATAGGATTGGCCTTCTCTCCTTGCCTAAATCTGCCAATGAAATA GATGGACAGCATCATATCATTCCCCAGAAGCTCTATGTTTCAGATAACAATGGAATGAGGAGCTTGTCAGCATTATCAAGTATTAGTATACTTCCATTCTCTCGATTGTTTCTCATTGGGACAGAAGATGGTTATTTGAGAATCTGTTGTTAA
- the LOC112711748 gene encoding early light-induced protein, chloroplastic yields the protein MAVSSYAMQSILASPMTRTPSRSRVNQFGVPALYMPNMRRNASLSVRSMAEEEQKEQSTEPTSPVTPPPPKPQPRSPKMSTKFSDVLAFSGPAPERINGRLAMIGFVAALAVELSNGQDLLSQISNGGIPWFLGTSVVLSLASLIPLFQGVSVESKSGGFMSSDAELWNGRFAMLGLIALAFTEYVKGGTLV from the exons ATGGCTGTTTCATCTTATGCTATGCAATCTATCCTTGCAAGCCCTATGACCCGCACTCCTAGCAGGTCAAGGGTGAACCAATTTGGTGTTCCTGCTCTTTACATGCCTAACATGAGAAGGAATGCTAGCCTTAGTGTTCGATCCATGGCTGAG GAAGAGCAGAAAGAACAATCAACTGAACCTACAAGCCCAGttacaccaccaccaccaaagcCTCAGCCTCGTTCACCAAAG ATGAGCACAAAGTTCAGTGATGTGTTGGCATTCAGTGGGCCAGCACCTGAGAGGATCAATGGAAGGCTTGCAATGATTGGATTTGTAGCAGCATTAGCAGTGGAACTATCCAACGGTCAAGATTTGTTGTCACAGATATCCAATGGTGGGATCCCATGGTTCTTGGGGACTAGTGTGGTGCTGTCCCTTGCTTCATTGATCCCACTGTTTCAAGGTGTTAGTGTTGAGTCAAAATCTGGTGGATTCATGTCCTCAGATGCTGAGCTTTGGAATGGTAGATTTGCCATGTTGGGCTTGATTGCTCTTGCTTTCACCGAGTATGTTAAGGGTGGTACCCTTGTGTAA